In Archocentrus centrarchus isolate MPI-CPG fArcCen1 chromosome 21, fArcCen1, whole genome shotgun sequence, the following are encoded in one genomic region:
- the aff3 gene encoding AF4/FMR2 family member 3 isoform X1, producing the protein MPTVLVGKGKLSVVCFLLRCAYSQGKRSQHNNCAKDIFEDMTQSWRDFGDSLGRDPAQRILYNSKDTKQPTTQQRQSRGDVQLRMARYPHVAPHKSMLADDLKLSSDDEETPRPIHESTSWDRHSLSAQRAHTHGRRVRHSSSDSTGSDSTNESSSSSFHSRSPSRSPEVHSDPPSPANVQPLCNNKEPDHPSATQWQLDKWLKKSRKKCASTEQNSSQTIPGRPHSPHTHQAPSPARSFDSNQEYSPSQSPIPSPQFNYSNNNSPLPSPGYSYCPSPSPFTSTCQSPSPSPRHSPIPSPVISICPSPCGSLRDSRSPSPIAQHPPRSPSPSIPAPSRVCHYPEFKSQNQPQSSQSTNSQRTKIRPWIAPVSNPNIKSKSTTNTHLQPSDKHRPKARPPQEQGHTQSKSKASAVLTSSQNQSHKSRPKSNFYPNSKQLADASQTRVTSHFEQLQGSRSSHKPRPPFQPNSQHSPTKHLVQTSRETNPVHSSHSQSTSKAASNSGSGSNPRAIPGLKHRTRSWEAAAPTTVQVNHSKTTQKKPQTKEQDVDHRRDHLTTAEGRKHERKEDRHKDKQQGKREQKEDRRLAEEQLLRRSWIQSSAEEEEEEAEEGVTEQERRREETTREESRRKREEQHRHKWQAKQKVPTNNTHHQGRTKKQGRSEEVRELQPDPSPPLSSRSPTPQRTSSSSSSSSSSSSDSESEFQAPIAKVPADSTSQRKLIKKGQQGPGRPDAGRPDASRPDASRPKVVHHRRPSSGNPSEGQQSEGKQKLYTLVPFGRGSKTAPPSQRGLRNLVVHIDLCLLKRVPDSADNSSPKKPSSSSSSSSAKDKQSEDMKHLHVSEASTKDSTRKRKLENGVSHRENKRSYADKSSGHTESSTLTTETVMTDIMDSGCLEEDFDSKRPLSPLSPLSPRPQSPEIHKSNSKTKTAEQHHTHKNKDKNRESAIKPKMEVECVKVSRQPQPPPESWGTAAHRGTVPNHETPHHAEYYLHEAKRMKHRADAMVDKLGKAVNYVDAALSFMECGKAMEEGPLEAKSPYTMYSETVELIRYAMKLKSHSGPGVKQEDKQLAVLCFRCLALLYWQMFRLKKDHALKYSKVLLDYFKSSPKVPTTPPGWSDSGKGTGGPPSALSPNAKHLPRGSHGGSSSASLISIPQRIHQMAANHLNITNSVLYSYEYWEVADNLAKENKEFFNYLNTLSGPLTLHSSIAHAVQYTRQALQWIRISAKLN; encoded by the exons ATGCCTACTGTCCTCGTTGGCAAAGGGAAACTTTCCGTTGTCTGCTTTCTGCTCCGATGCGCATATTCTCAG GGAAAAAGAAGCCAACACAACAATTGTGCCAAAGATATTTTTGAG GACATGACCCAGTCCTGGAGGGACTTCGGGGACTCCTTGGGGCGTGACCCAGCTCAGCGAATCCTGTACAACtctaag GATACAAAACAGCCAACTacacaacaaagacaaa gCCGGGGGGATGTTCAGTTGCGAATGGCCCGTTACCCTCATGTGGCCCCCCACAAATC AATGCTTGCCGATGACCTGAAGCTGAGCAGTGATGATGAGGAAACTCCCAGG CCGATTCATGAGTCAACTTCCTGGGACAGACACAG CCTGTCAGCACAGCGAGCGCACACACATGGCAGGCGGGTGAGACATTCcagctcagactctacaggctcCGACTCCACCAATGAGTCAAGCAGCAGTAGCTTTCATTCCCGGAGCCCCAGCCGGAGTCCAGAAGTTCACTCTGATCCCCCTTCGCCTGCCAACGTGCAGCCACTGTGCAACAACAAGGAG CCTGATCACCCCTCTGCTACCCAGTGGCAGTTAGATAAATGGCTGAAGAAGTCGCGGAAAAAATGTGCCAGCACTGAACAAAATTCCTCCCAGACTATTCCAGGACGCCCGCACTCCCCCCACACCCACCAAGCCCCGTCCCCAGCGAGGTCATTTGACAGCAATCAGGAATACAGCCCTAGCCAAAGCCCTATTCCCAGTCCACAGTTCAATTATAGCAACAACAACAGCCCCCTTCCAAGCCCTGGTTACAGCTACTGCCCTAGCCCGAGCCCATTTACCAGCACTTGTCAAAGTCCTAGCCCTAGTCCAAGGCACAGCCCAATTCCAAGTCCAGTTATAAGTATTTGCCCCAGTCCATGTGGGAGCCTACGAGACAGCCGTAGCCCTAGCCCTATAGCTCAACATCCTCCGAGAAGCCCGAGTCCCAGTATACCTGCTCCTTCCAGGGTTTGTCACTACCCTGAGTTTAAAAGTCAGAACCAACCGCAATCTAGTCAATCAACCAATTCCCAAAGGACAAAAATTAGGCCATGGATCGCCCCGGTGTCTAACCCTAATATAAAGAGCAAGTCCACGACTAATACTCACCTTCAGCCATCTGATAAGCACAGGCCCAAGGCTCGACCGCCACAGGAGCAAGGTCACACCCAAAGTAAATCGAAAGCTTCTGCCGTTTTAACCTCCAGTCAGAATCAAAGCCACAAATCTAGACCCAAATCTAATTTTTATCCAAACTCTAAACAGCTGGCTGATGCCTCCCAAACTAGAGTCACATCTCATTTTGAGCAGCTCCAGGGTAGCAGATCCAGTCACAAGCCCCGGCCTCCATTTCAACCAAATTCTCAACATAGCCCTACAAAGCATTTAGTTCAGACTAGTCGTGAAACCAATCCTGTTCATAGTTCTCATTCTCAGTCTACCTCCAAAGCTGCTAGTAATTCTGGTTCTGGGTCAAACCCTAGGGCAATCCCTGGCCTAAAACATAGGACCAGGTCTTGGGAGGCCGCAGCCCCAACCACTGTACAAGTTAATCAttcaaaaacaacacagaagAAACCCCAAACTAAGGAACAGGACGTAGACCACAGAAGAGatcatctgaccacagctgaGGGGAGAAAGCACGAGAGAAAGGAGGACAGACACAAGGACAAGCAACAAGGGAAACGGGAGCAAAAGGAGGACAGGAGGCTGGCGGAGGAGCAGCTACTGAGACGGTCTTGGATCCAAAGttcagctgaagaagaggaggaggaagcggaggaaggAGTGACGgaacaggagaggaggagagaggagacaaCAAGAGAGGAAAGcaggagaaagagggaggagcAACACCGACATAAATGGCAGGCCAAACAGAAAGTCCCTACCAACAACACACACCATCAAGGGAGGACAAAAAAGCAAGGAAGGAGTGAAGAGGTGAGAGAGTTGCAGCCAGATCCATCACCTCCTCTCTCTTCACGTTCCCCAACTCCTCAGAGAACgtcttcctcatcttcttcttcgTCCTCATCAAGTTCAGATTCTGAATCTGAATTTCAGGCTCCAATTGCCAAAGTTCCAGCAGACTCAACCTCTCAAAGGAAACTCATCAAGAAAGGACAACAGGGCCCAGGCAGGCCTGACGCCGGCAGACCTGACGCCAGCAGACCTGACGCCAGCAGGCCTAAGGTGGTGCATCACAGACGACCCAGCTCAGGTAACCCGAGCGAGGGACAGCAAAGTGAGGGGAAGCAAAAACTCTACACCCTTGTCCCCTTTGGGCGAGGAAGCAAGACTGCACCCCCCTCCCAGCGGGGGCTCCGAAATCTGGTGGTGCACATAGACCTCTGCCTTCTCAAGAGGGTCCCAGATAGTGCTGATAATTCCTCTCCTAAAaaaccctcctcttcctcctcatcttcgtCAGCCAAGGACAAGCAGAGTGAGGATATGAAACACCTGCACGTCTCTGAGGCATCGACTAAAGACAGCACAAGAAAACGCAAG CTGGAGAACGGTGTGTCGCACAGAGAAAACAAGAGGAGTTATGCAGACAAAAGCTCAGGTCACACAGAGTCTTCAACTCTCACAACTGAGACCGTTATGACTGATATCATGGACAGTGG GTGTTTGGAGGAGGATTTTGACAGTAAGAGGCCGCTGTCCCCGCTGTCTCCCTTGTCTCCCCGGCCCCAGAGCCCCGAAATCCACAAGTCTAactccaaaacaaaaactgcagagCAGCATCACACCCACAAGAACAAAGACAAGAACAGAGAATCTGCTATAAAG CCTAAGATGGAAGTGGAGTGCGTGAAAGTGTCGAGACAGCCCCAACCACCACCTGAGTCCTGGGGCACTGCAGCACACAGGGGGACTGTGCCAAACCACGAAAC TCCTCACCATGCTGAGTACTACTTACATGAAGCCAAAAGGATGAAGCACCGTGCTGATGCCATG gtggaCAAGCTAGGGAAGGCTGTGAACTACGTTGATGCTGCTCTCTCGTTCATGGAATGTGGGAAGGCAATGGAGGAAGGGCCACTCGAAGCAAAGTCTCCTTATACCATGTATTCGGAAACAGTGGAGCTTATTAG GTACGCAATGAAACTAAAGAGCCACTCTGGTCCCGGGGTGAAACAGGAAGACAAACAGCTGGCGGTTCTGTG TTTCCGATGCCTGGCCCTCCTTTACTGGCAGATGTTTCGCTTAAAGAAGGACCACGCGCTGAAATACTCCAAAGTGCTGCTTGATTATTTTAAG AGTTCCCCTAAAGTGCCTACTACACCACCCGGCTGGAGTGACTCTGGGAA GGGTACAGGAGGACCCCCCTCTGCACTCTCACCTAATGCCAAACACCTCCCACGGGGTTCACATGGGGGCAGCAGCTCTGCCTCCCTTATAAGCATTCCCCAGCGCATCCACCAGATGGCAGCAAATCACCTGAACATTACCAATAGTGTCCTGTACAGCTACGAGTACTGGGAGGTGGCCGACAACCTTGCAAAGGAGAATAAAG AGTTCTTCAACTACTTGAATACTTTGTCTGGGCCATTGACTCTTCACAGTAGCATCGCTCATGCTGTCCAGTACACCAGGCAGGCTCTTCAGTGGATACGCATTAGTGCCAAACTTAACTAG
- the aff3 gene encoding AF4/FMR2 family member 3 isoform X2, with translation MTQSWRDFGDSLGRDPAQRILYNSKDTKQPTTQQRQSRGDVQLRMARYPHVAPHKSMLADDLKLSSDDEETPRPIHESTSWDRHSLSAQRAHTHGRRVRHSSSDSTGSDSTNESSSSSFHSRSPSRSPEVHSDPPSPANVQPLCNNKEPDHPSATQWQLDKWLKKSRKKCASTEQNSSQTIPGRPHSPHTHQAPSPARSFDSNQEYSPSQSPIPSPQFNYSNNNSPLPSPGYSYCPSPSPFTSTCQSPSPSPRHSPIPSPVISICPSPCGSLRDSRSPSPIAQHPPRSPSPSIPAPSRVCHYPEFKSQNQPQSSQSTNSQRTKIRPWIAPVSNPNIKSKSTTNTHLQPSDKHRPKARPPQEQGHTQSKSKASAVLTSSQNQSHKSRPKSNFYPNSKQLADASQTRVTSHFEQLQGSRSSHKPRPPFQPNSQHSPTKHLVQTSRETNPVHSSHSQSTSKAASNSGSGSNPRAIPGLKHRTRSWEAAAPTTVQVNHSKTTQKKPQTKEQDVDHRRDHLTTAEGRKHERKEDRHKDKQQGKREQKEDRRLAEEQLLRRSWIQSSAEEEEEEAEEGVTEQERRREETTREESRRKREEQHRHKWQAKQKVPTNNTHHQGRTKKQGRSEEVRELQPDPSPPLSSRSPTPQRTSSSSSSSSSSSSDSESEFQAPIAKVPADSTSQRKLIKKGQQGPGRPDAGRPDASRPDASRPKVVHHRRPSSGNPSEGQQSEGKQKLYTLVPFGRGSKTAPPSQRGLRNLVVHIDLCLLKRVPDSADNSSPKKPSSSSSSSSAKDKQSEDMKHLHVSEASTKDSTRKRKLENGVSHRENKRSYADKSSGHTESSTLTTETVMTDIMDSGCLEEDFDSKRPLSPLSPLSPRPQSPEIHKSNSKTKTAEQHHTHKNKDKNRESAIKPKMEVECVKVSRQPQPPPESWGTAAHRGTVPNHETPHHAEYYLHEAKRMKHRADAMVDKLGKAVNYVDAALSFMECGKAMEEGPLEAKSPYTMYSETVELIRYAMKLKSHSGPGVKQEDKQLAVLCFRCLALLYWQMFRLKKDHALKYSKVLLDYFKSSPKVPTTPPGWSDSGKGTGGPPSALSPNAKHLPRGSHGGSSSASLISIPQRIHQMAANHLNITNSVLYSYEYWEVADNLAKENKEFFNYLNTLSGPLTLHSSIAHAVQYTRQALQWIRISAKLN, from the exons ATGACCCAGTCCTGGAGGGACTTCGGGGACTCCTTGGGGCGTGACCCAGCTCAGCGAATCCTGTACAACtctaag GATACAAAACAGCCAACTacacaacaaagacaaa gCCGGGGGGATGTTCAGTTGCGAATGGCCCGTTACCCTCATGTGGCCCCCCACAAATC AATGCTTGCCGATGACCTGAAGCTGAGCAGTGATGATGAGGAAACTCCCAGG CCGATTCATGAGTCAACTTCCTGGGACAGACACAG CCTGTCAGCACAGCGAGCGCACACACATGGCAGGCGGGTGAGACATTCcagctcagactctacaggctcCGACTCCACCAATGAGTCAAGCAGCAGTAGCTTTCATTCCCGGAGCCCCAGCCGGAGTCCAGAAGTTCACTCTGATCCCCCTTCGCCTGCCAACGTGCAGCCACTGTGCAACAACAAGGAG CCTGATCACCCCTCTGCTACCCAGTGGCAGTTAGATAAATGGCTGAAGAAGTCGCGGAAAAAATGTGCCAGCACTGAACAAAATTCCTCCCAGACTATTCCAGGACGCCCGCACTCCCCCCACACCCACCAAGCCCCGTCCCCAGCGAGGTCATTTGACAGCAATCAGGAATACAGCCCTAGCCAAAGCCCTATTCCCAGTCCACAGTTCAATTATAGCAACAACAACAGCCCCCTTCCAAGCCCTGGTTACAGCTACTGCCCTAGCCCGAGCCCATTTACCAGCACTTGTCAAAGTCCTAGCCCTAGTCCAAGGCACAGCCCAATTCCAAGTCCAGTTATAAGTATTTGCCCCAGTCCATGTGGGAGCCTACGAGACAGCCGTAGCCCTAGCCCTATAGCTCAACATCCTCCGAGAAGCCCGAGTCCCAGTATACCTGCTCCTTCCAGGGTTTGTCACTACCCTGAGTTTAAAAGTCAGAACCAACCGCAATCTAGTCAATCAACCAATTCCCAAAGGACAAAAATTAGGCCATGGATCGCCCCGGTGTCTAACCCTAATATAAAGAGCAAGTCCACGACTAATACTCACCTTCAGCCATCTGATAAGCACAGGCCCAAGGCTCGACCGCCACAGGAGCAAGGTCACACCCAAAGTAAATCGAAAGCTTCTGCCGTTTTAACCTCCAGTCAGAATCAAAGCCACAAATCTAGACCCAAATCTAATTTTTATCCAAACTCTAAACAGCTGGCTGATGCCTCCCAAACTAGAGTCACATCTCATTTTGAGCAGCTCCAGGGTAGCAGATCCAGTCACAAGCCCCGGCCTCCATTTCAACCAAATTCTCAACATAGCCCTACAAAGCATTTAGTTCAGACTAGTCGTGAAACCAATCCTGTTCATAGTTCTCATTCTCAGTCTACCTCCAAAGCTGCTAGTAATTCTGGTTCTGGGTCAAACCCTAGGGCAATCCCTGGCCTAAAACATAGGACCAGGTCTTGGGAGGCCGCAGCCCCAACCACTGTACAAGTTAATCAttcaaaaacaacacagaagAAACCCCAAACTAAGGAACAGGACGTAGACCACAGAAGAGatcatctgaccacagctgaGGGGAGAAAGCACGAGAGAAAGGAGGACAGACACAAGGACAAGCAACAAGGGAAACGGGAGCAAAAGGAGGACAGGAGGCTGGCGGAGGAGCAGCTACTGAGACGGTCTTGGATCCAAAGttcagctgaagaagaggaggaggaagcggaggaaggAGTGACGgaacaggagaggaggagagaggagacaaCAAGAGAGGAAAGcaggagaaagagggaggagcAACACCGACATAAATGGCAGGCCAAACAGAAAGTCCCTACCAACAACACACACCATCAAGGGAGGACAAAAAAGCAAGGAAGGAGTGAAGAGGTGAGAGAGTTGCAGCCAGATCCATCACCTCCTCTCTCTTCACGTTCCCCAACTCCTCAGAGAACgtcttcctcatcttcttcttcgTCCTCATCAAGTTCAGATTCTGAATCTGAATTTCAGGCTCCAATTGCCAAAGTTCCAGCAGACTCAACCTCTCAAAGGAAACTCATCAAGAAAGGACAACAGGGCCCAGGCAGGCCTGACGCCGGCAGACCTGACGCCAGCAGACCTGACGCCAGCAGGCCTAAGGTGGTGCATCACAGACGACCCAGCTCAGGTAACCCGAGCGAGGGACAGCAAAGTGAGGGGAAGCAAAAACTCTACACCCTTGTCCCCTTTGGGCGAGGAAGCAAGACTGCACCCCCCTCCCAGCGGGGGCTCCGAAATCTGGTGGTGCACATAGACCTCTGCCTTCTCAAGAGGGTCCCAGATAGTGCTGATAATTCCTCTCCTAAAaaaccctcctcttcctcctcatcttcgtCAGCCAAGGACAAGCAGAGTGAGGATATGAAACACCTGCACGTCTCTGAGGCATCGACTAAAGACAGCACAAGAAAACGCAAG CTGGAGAACGGTGTGTCGCACAGAGAAAACAAGAGGAGTTATGCAGACAAAAGCTCAGGTCACACAGAGTCTTCAACTCTCACAACTGAGACCGTTATGACTGATATCATGGACAGTGG GTGTTTGGAGGAGGATTTTGACAGTAAGAGGCCGCTGTCCCCGCTGTCTCCCTTGTCTCCCCGGCCCCAGAGCCCCGAAATCCACAAGTCTAactccaaaacaaaaactgcagagCAGCATCACACCCACAAGAACAAAGACAAGAACAGAGAATCTGCTATAAAG CCTAAGATGGAAGTGGAGTGCGTGAAAGTGTCGAGACAGCCCCAACCACCACCTGAGTCCTGGGGCACTGCAGCACACAGGGGGACTGTGCCAAACCACGAAAC TCCTCACCATGCTGAGTACTACTTACATGAAGCCAAAAGGATGAAGCACCGTGCTGATGCCATG gtggaCAAGCTAGGGAAGGCTGTGAACTACGTTGATGCTGCTCTCTCGTTCATGGAATGTGGGAAGGCAATGGAGGAAGGGCCACTCGAAGCAAAGTCTCCTTATACCATGTATTCGGAAACAGTGGAGCTTATTAG GTACGCAATGAAACTAAAGAGCCACTCTGGTCCCGGGGTGAAACAGGAAGACAAACAGCTGGCGGTTCTGTG TTTCCGATGCCTGGCCCTCCTTTACTGGCAGATGTTTCGCTTAAAGAAGGACCACGCGCTGAAATACTCCAAAGTGCTGCTTGATTATTTTAAG AGTTCCCCTAAAGTGCCTACTACACCACCCGGCTGGAGTGACTCTGGGAA GGGTACAGGAGGACCCCCCTCTGCACTCTCACCTAATGCCAAACACCTCCCACGGGGTTCACATGGGGGCAGCAGCTCTGCCTCCCTTATAAGCATTCCCCAGCGCATCCACCAGATGGCAGCAAATCACCTGAACATTACCAATAGTGTCCTGTACAGCTACGAGTACTGGGAGGTGGCCGACAACCTTGCAAAGGAGAATAAAG AGTTCTTCAACTACTTGAATACTTTGTCTGGGCCATTGACTCTTCACAGTAGCATCGCTCATGCTGTCCAGTACACCAGGCAGGCTCTTCAGTGGATACGCATTAGTGCCAAACTTAACTAG